One window of Triticum dicoccoides isolate Atlit2015 ecotype Zavitan chromosome 5A, WEW_v2.0, whole genome shotgun sequence genomic DNA carries:
- the LOC119298503 gene encoding uncharacterized protein LOC119298503: MEDVARRHVPAGGGADLISALPEDLLLQVLVRLRCARAAARTGLLSRRWRGLWTRLPDLVFRDLALGPLLPALASLQLQAAMERLCMIHYRFFLQGSTSYPDAEFSLEQEIETHLVTDFSVLELHFTTMELDHRVRSVRHVFGAFACIYLGCIRFVLLHESLRSSYRDQSSKKNAR; the protein is encoded by the exons ATGGAGGATGTCGCACGCCGCCATGTTCCTGCCGGCGGAGGAGCCGACCTCATCAGCGCCCTGCCGGAGGATCTGCTCCTCCAGGTCCTCGTCCGCCTCCGCTGCGCCCGCGCCGCCGCGCGCACAGGGCTCCTCTCCCGCCGGTGGCGCGGCCTCTGGACCCGCCTCCCCGACCTCGTCTTCCGCGACCTAGCGCTCGGCCCGCTCCTACCCGCGCTCGCCTCGCTCCAACTCCAAGCCGCCATGGAGCGACTATGCATGATACACTACCGTTTCTTTTTGCAGGGTTCGACTAGTTATCCTGATGCAGAGTTCAGCTTGGAGCAGGAGATAGAGACGCATCTGGTTACCGACTTCTCTGTTTTGGAGCTACATTTCACGACAATGGAGCTTGATCATCGTGTCAGATCAGTGAGGCATGTTTTTGGAGCATTTGCGTGCATCTACTTGGGATGCATCCGATTCGTTCTGCTACACGAAAGCTTAAGATCATCCTACAGAGATCAGAG TTCAAAGAAGAATGCCCGGTAA
- the LOC119300491 gene encoding uncharacterized protein LOC119300491 codes for MEDAAHRHGGRPKLGPGGGGADLISALPEDLLLLVLVRLRCARAAARTSLLARRWRGLWTRLPDLVFRDVAADPLLPALTSLQAAAGLGPGVSLLDIRVAGDDLGRGHSHRISSLLDAAARLSPVEFHFALPRDMLVTDVELPRFDIDLADFVLRCPRLRVLRVANDCYHSAGDITIKSESLEELQVRSRSKWTRCIDVEAPMLKQLTVAFHTINELRVSIVAPTVKKVSLECYYTIETEEISCWGLSMMTLHTGTAETEGQRLLTETGTEDDARLPLSNVYVLSLHLSGSPGWTAKPDAELEVAQKIEALLVTGFSVLELHFSTTEFHFGIPAKHAFGACVVRLLGMHRIRTATRKLRIVLLRSDVVKECPVNCRCDKPKNWRSKNISLINLEEVEIKGFEGEDHDFDFLKVIFRCAPMLKRMSVWMCDEVSTSNDRCLRSHDFFKAYPFVECNVYLSSGSKHHSQSCALE; via the exons ATGGAGGATGCAGCGCACCGCCATGGCGGCCGTCCCAAGCTAGGTCCAGGCGGCGGAGGAGCCGACCTCATCAGCGCCCTCCCGGAGGATCTGCTTCTCCTGGTCCTCGTCCGCCTCCGCTGCGCCCGCGCCGCCGCGCGCACCAGCCTCCTCGCCCGCCGGTGGCGCGGCCTCTGGACCCGCCTCCCCGATCTCGTCTTCCGCGACGTCGCGGCCGACCCGCTCCTACCGGCGCTCACCTCGCTCCAAGCTGCGGCCGGCCTCGGCCCCGGGGTGTCCCTCCTCGACATTCGCGTCGCCGGGGATGATCTGGGCCGGGGGCATTCGCACCGGATATCCTCGCTGCTTGATGCCGCTGCGCGGCTCTCGCCGGTGGAGTTCCACTTCGCCCTGCCGCGAGACATGCTCGTCACCGACGTAGAGCTGCCTCGCTTCGACATCGACCTCGCCGACTTTGTCCTCCGCTGCCCACGCCTGCGGGTGCTCAGGGTGGCCAACGATTGCTACCACTCCGCCGGCGACATCACCATCAAATCGGAGTCGTTGGAGGAGCTGCAAGTGCGGAGTCGGTCCAAATGGACAAGATGTATCGACGTCGAGGCCCCCATGCTGAAGCAATTGACGGTGGCCTTCCACACCATCAATGAGCTCAGGGTGTCCATAGTGGCACCAACTGTGAAGAAGGTCTCGTTGGAGTGCTACTATACCATCGAGACTGAGGAGATTTCTTGTTGGGGACTCTCCATGATGACCTTGCATACTGGCACTGCAGAGACCGAGGGACAGCGGTTGCTCACCGAGACCGGCACCGAAGACGACGCCCGTTTGCCGTTGTCTAACGTTTATGTCCTGTCCCTGCATTTGTCGGGTTCACCT GGTTGGACTGCTAAACCTGACGCAGAGCTCGAAGTTGCGCAAAAGATAGAGGCACTTCTTGTAACCGGCTTCTCTGTCTTGGAGCTGCATTTCTCGACAACTGAGTTTCATTTTGGTATACCAGCCAAGCATGCTTTTGGAGCATGTGTGGTGCGTCTACTTGGGATGCATCGGATTCGTACGGCTACACGAAAGCTTAGGATCGTCTTACTTAGATCAGAC GTGGTAAAAGAATGCCCAGTAAATTGTCGCTGTGATAAGCCCAAGAACTGGAGAAGCAAAAATATCTCGTTGATCAATCTTGAAGAAGTGGAAATCAAAGGCTTCGAAGGGGAGGATCATGATTTTGATTTCCTGAAAGTGATATTCAGATGCGCACCAATGCTTAAAAGAATGTCCGTGTGGATGTGTGATGAGGTCAGCACAAGTAACGATCGGTGTTTGAGATCACACGACTTCTTCAAGGCGTATCCATTTGTGGAATGCAACGTTTATCTTAGTTCCG GGTCAAAGCACCACagccaaagttgtgcattggaatga